Proteins co-encoded in one Metabacillus sp. KUDC1714 genomic window:
- the kynB gene encoding arylformamidase: protein MTSEKWIDISQPLREDIAHWPGDTPFSYEVVFRKSETGSVNIGKMVTSLHTGTHIDAPFHFLENGTRVTDLDINIFIGPCLVIDVSQHELIDVEVLKKFEIKGSKRILLRTSARRDLTVFPKKIPLLTLEAIDYLKNQDITLIGIDLPSVDQIDSKELPIHHRIYKHGIYILENVLLDHIKPGKYELSALPLPIEYADGSLVRAAVRPLSNKNGVGV from the coding sequence ATGACTTCTGAAAAATGGATTGATATTTCTCAGCCACTTAGGGAAGATATAGCTCATTGGCCAGGCGACACGCCTTTTTCATACGAGGTTGTTTTTCGTAAAAGTGAAACGGGATCAGTTAATATTGGGAAAATGGTAACGAGTTTACATACTGGTACACATATTGATGCACCTTTTCACTTTTTGGAAAATGGAACACGTGTAACAGATTTAGACATTAATATTTTTATTGGTCCATGTCTAGTTATTGATGTTTCTCAACATGAACTGATCGATGTTGAGGTATTAAAAAAGTTTGAAATAAAAGGATCAAAACGAATATTGTTAAGAACGTCAGCAAGAAGGGATTTAACTGTGTTTCCCAAAAAAATTCCACTTCTTACTCTAGAAGCAATTGATTATTTAAAAAATCAGGACATTACATTAATTGGAATTGATTTACCTTCCGTCGATCAAATTGACAGTAAGGAACTACCAATCCATCATCGCATCTATAAACATGGGATATATATCCTTGAAAATGTTTTGCTTGATCATATTAAACCAGGTAAGTACGAGTTATCTGCCCTACCTCTTCCAATTGAATATGCGGACGGAAGCCTAGTTAGAGCAGCTGTTAGACCATTATCGAACAAGAATGGAGTGGGAGTAT
- the kynU gene encoding kynureninase, which translates to MTGDKNINKIEFAKNKDAVDPLAQYRNEFYIGDKIYLDGNSLGLLSKRAEQSLMKVFHSWKEYGIDGWMKGDYPWFDLSQQLGKQLAPLVGAYESEVIVTGSTTVNIHQLISTFYKPTTSRNKILADDATFPSDIYALKSQIQLKSYHPKDALIQVKSKDGILYEDEIIEHMTDDISLIFLPSVLYRSGQILDIERLTQEAHKRGIQIGFDLCHSIGAVPHDLHKWDVDFAVWCNYKHINGGPGAVAGLYVNQKYFGKTPGIAGWFSSRKEIQFDMNHNLEAAVDAGAYEIGTPHVLSMAPLIGALEIFNEVGINNIRKKSLELTNYFIELIELELSQYKFKIVSPIEEEKRGAHILLEHEQSASICKALKSHGIIPDFRAPNFIRLGPVALYNSFYDIWKTVNVLKKIMEEEQYKNFDNTREIIA; encoded by the coding sequence ATGACTGGGGATAAGAATATAAATAAGATTGAATTTGCTAAAAATAAAGATGCTGTGGATCCTTTAGCTCAATACAGAAATGAATTTTATATCGGTGATAAAATTTACTTAGATGGGAATTCACTTGGCCTATTATCAAAGCGAGCAGAACAATCTTTAATGAAAGTTTTTCATTCATGGAAGGAATATGGAATTGATGGATGGATGAAAGGAGATTATCCTTGGTTTGATCTATCACAACAGTTAGGAAAGCAGTTAGCACCATTGGTTGGAGCATATGAAAGCGAGGTAATCGTAACAGGTTCAACAACAGTTAACATCCATCAGCTCATTTCTACATTCTATAAACCTACTACCTCCCGCAACAAAATATTAGCGGATGATGCAACATTTCCATCCGATATTTACGCATTAAAAAGCCAAATTCAACTCAAGAGCTATCATCCAAAAGATGCACTCATTCAGGTGAAAAGCAAAGATGGAATTCTATATGAAGATGAAATTATCGAACATATGACAGATGATATTTCGTTGATCTTTTTACCAAGTGTGCTTTATCGCAGTGGTCAAATTTTAGATATAGAACGCTTGACACAGGAAGCACATAAACGTGGTATTCAAATTGGCTTTGATTTATGCCATTCAATAGGTGCAGTGCCTCATGACTTACATAAATGGGATGTAGACTTTGCAGTATGGTGCAATTATAAGCATATTAATGGAGGACCTGGCGCTGTTGCTGGTTTGTATGTAAACCAAAAATACTTTGGGAAAACACCTGGTATTGCAGGTTGGTTTAGTTCAAGGAAAGAAATACAGTTTGATATGAATCACAACCTTGAAGCAGCTGTTGATGCTGGTGCATATGAGATTGGAACGCCACATGTTTTAAGTATGGCTCCATTAATAGGGGCTTTAGAAATCTTCAATGAAGTTGGAATCAACAACATTCGTAAGAAATCACTTGAATTGACGAATTACTTTATTGAATTAATCGAACTTGAATTAAGTCAATACAAATTTAAGATTGTAAGTCCAATTGAAGAAGAAAAACGAGGTGCCCATATTTTACTAGAACACGAGCAATCAGCTAGTATTTGTAAAGCATTGAAAAGTCATGGAATTATACCAGATTTTAGAGCTCCTAATTTTATTAGACTAGGACCTGTTGCTCTATATAATTCTTTTTACGATATATGGAAAACGGTTAATGTGTTAAAGAAGATTATGGAAGAGGAGCAGTACAAAAATTTTGATAATACAAGAGAAATTATTGCGTAA